TTAACGCGGAAACACGAGCGAGCCGCGCATAATCTACGGTGCAATTGAGAATTTCATTTTTCCGTCCCTAATGGCCGCGACTTTACGGCGAAGATAACGCGACGCGCTGGGTTTCGCAACGTCGCGTCCTCCGCCCGGCCGTTTTTCTTCTATAAAGAGCGCCGAGCGTCCGAGGATCGGGAGCGTTTCCGAGCACAGCTTCGAAGATGAGCCGGCTGTTTCTCGTACTGCTGTTCGTGTGCGTCGTTTCGGCCACCAGGTGCATCATTAAGGACGACAAGGTACGGAGATACGAGCTAGCCATACCGAACAAACGCGTTGTTCAGTCGTTTCTTGTAAATCGCGATCACGTTCTAATCGTCCTTGGTCCTCCATCCGCAGGACGACCCAGAGGTTCACGTAATCCGCTTAGGGGATCGCAGTGGAGATTCGGTGAGTACCAGAACCCGCCTCGATTCTTTGCCGAGAGATATCGCCGTGCTCTCGAAGCCTTGACCGTGCCCGAGACACCAACCCGGATATAACTTAGAACGCCAAACTTGTACCGCGCTGTAGCTCGAGAGTAGATCCGTTCGTAACTTGGAGATCATTAGCTGGCCTGATAGAGCGAAAGCCAGCCTCTCAGAGATGCATATCTCATTTTCTGATATGTTTTTAGCTTTTGTTGTCTACGCGCGTTCTTGTACAGGCGGTCGTTACGCTGTTTAGTTGACTTCTTGCCAGCCTCCTGGTTTTCTAAAGCTGAACAGGCATTCATGGGAAAATTAACTTCCTCATGGAAATATCATTTGCAATCTGCTTCAGCGATCTGTTATTCGAGATTATTATCAATCATAGCTTCGACGTTCATCAAGTTCTAGAGCTAGCGTTACTCCGgatatttgatttatttcttgaaataacagcataattattttaatttaattttaagatTATAATTTAACGGTATAATTAAAACGCGTTCGCTGTCAGCGTCGCACGAGTGTAACGAGCATATTGTTGTATCGTTTAAAATTGTCATGCATAGCATATATATTTCGAGAATTTTTAGCTTCCCTCTGACGACATTTTTATCACATTTTCTAACAGCATACgatttaatacgataaatacaataaatataattatgtacGTTAATGACTCTGGTAGCGAATGTGTTAAGAAGTTGAAAAGTATCATATTGCGACCCCATTTGATACAAGTTTTCTAATTAGACTTGATTTAGCAAAACGAGAAACTTGCGAATAATTAAAAATCACGAAGTCAGAGAACTCAAGTTCTATAAACTTTCGCACTCAATAGCGATCAAAATGGTTCAATGGCAGGTGCAACATAAAATTGCATGAAAAGAAAGGATTCAGACGAATTATTTGACGTGGGCCCCGTTTCTTAAAATTTGAAGCCgtacattttattataaaattcaatCAGCTGCAATTGTTTCTAAGCAGTTCCTCGGAGCACGAAACCAAAAGAATTTAGATTTTCGTAAGCAATGGTTCTGGCGTTCAGAGTGTTCGATATTCCTAGTTTTTTCATATCTAAATTGTGTGCTGCTTCGAGAAACAAACGGCGCGCCCCGCGCAACATCCCGAGTTCGGGAAAGAGATTTATTCATCCCCCGATCGAGCTCGGCATCCCCTATTTCTTGCTTTGCCTCGGGAACGGCAATAGATCTCTCTCCACCGTGGAATTAAATTGTCTAATGGCGGATAATTTTCTTGGAACGCTAGGACGAGTCCGAGCTCGTAACCTTGAACCTCCCAGACAGCAGACGCAAACGGGAAGCGGATAAATCCTGCAAGAAAGATGGCGAATGCCCCGCGGGAAAGGTTTGCGTTCCGTTTTTAGGATGCAGTGAGTATCGTAAAATCTGAGCCCTTCCGGTAAACCCCGGCATTCTTATATCCGTTTCTTGTTCACAGTCAAGGGCCACCGGAAGCATCTTCTTTTGCGGAAACCACCACCTCAGTCAACCGTTCGGGCTTGAATGTTCTCGACGTAGCGAAGAAGAAAACGGCACTCGTAGTAAAACCATGTACGCACTGCTCGTAAAAATAAACTGCTAGCTTTACCGAGGAAAGGAGCTTCCAAAAACCACTACTTTCTAAAATTGTTTACCGTCGATCCACCCATGAGAAAACGGAAGTTGTGATTTTCTCGCATGTAACTGTTTAGCCGATCAGCTGTTGCAGTCTCTTTGAAAAGCGTctgttataatatagaattaACCATTTGCAGAAATCCAAAGTATaattacagtatttctattttatataatttattgcgatttatgcatataaaatttagcaagtacaatgcaattttaaattttaaatagtaatagcaattttaaatagtatagcaatttttcgTGGCGCCACAGAGTcgtcattcgagtgcaaagggttaagctgcAACGAAATGactattttattgttttatttcatcaccgacatttatttatttacttaactCAACCGTTACATAACTCGTGTTATAACGCGTCAAAAACAGTCGACTGGTTTCAGTTAAgtaactaaataataaaattaaaaaatgaaacggTCTCCTCGTTACAACTTAATTCTTTTCCTCGCAGAGAATTGATAACATTTTGTGATATGACGAGTATAACTGTCAAAAACGGTTAAatggttaaataaaaattatattcctCCACATTCTTTACAGAAAACTGCACGAATCTAGATTTTTAATTAATCAAAGCTGAGTGTAAAGTTTGCGTCACGCCGCACAGTGGGCCGGatcgaatattttaataatttttggcaaaaacctaattttctcatgttgatgtccagtcaatttttattgcttgttaaatgcccattaccctcgaaagtggaaatattaataaaaatgatcgtaaattgtaatagatacgacaatttaaagttgaacattttgaaCCCTACATTTGACGCCaaaaaatatgcttcttttCCTCGCAATGTCCTGACGAATGAGAACGAAATGAGCTCTTATCGTGCTACGAAACAATGCTGATTTGCTAtaatatgaaattgaataacataataacataattttatacaaataaaCAGAATATATGTAAATGCGAAATCCGTTGCTGTTCGCGAAATAAGATTTCCCTCATCATTCAGGAACGTCGCGCGACATTGTTTTTCCGACTAATGAGCGGTAAGCGATTTTGATCGGATCGAAGGGAAACCACGAGGAAAACGAGGCAAAAGGTTTCCAAGGAACGATAAGCAGAAGGTTCCGAGGACACGAGAAGCAAAAGGGGGTGGGTGAAGGGGGAAGAAACAGATGACGCGGTACGATCGAGAGTCAGCGGCACGAGAAACAGAGAAGAACGAGCGCAAGAAAAGGGAGTTTAGTCATCGTAAATTTATCGGGAACAACTGGCTGCTTGGCAGAAGTCCCCAGCCCCGTCTTAACCGCAATCCCGTGGAACCGGCCAGAACGGAGGAATCGGGCTcatagatttacagttaaaatcaATTAGCTCCTAATTGGCTTCGAAAGGTTTATCGCGGGTATCGTTTTATTGGGCGTCGGCTGGCCGAGGAAGAGACCGGTCTCATGTAAGATGGATTGCTTCCAGCGCCGGCAGTCGAACGgaatatcaataattataattgtaacgCGCGGGTCTTCTACATCCCGCAGCATGGTGTTGATGAGGTGCGAACTGTGTATCGCGGTGCCAGAAGAACGCCGTATAATTAAGGATGTCGTTAATCCGATTCACAAATAAAATCAGCCGAAGTCGCATAGCCGTGAGAGTGTTAGCTAATTAGGCGATCGACGAACGTGTAAGTTAGAAACGTGTTAGATAAATGCAACTATGATCTTGCCTTGCTAATTATTCCGTGTGTTTACGACAGGATGGGCGGATGAAAGTTGGCATAGCGAAGCTATAAGAAATACAATCATTTCTCcgcaattttctttcagctggtaaacaaaaatttgggaacaggagacacgattattcgagtctcggggctcgtttttatagttctgaattgtcaacaattataagaaagaggtgcgaggctcgaataatcgtatctcctcttcccaaattgtccattttggtttacaagcggaaagaaaattagggagaatttactgtacctgaAATTATTGTTGCCATACGGTCAATTTGCTGAAATGATCACAACAGGAAACATATCTGTATTTATTTCGCGTAAAGATCGCACGCTACTTGCTCACCAATGTGAGCATTTTCGTTCGATATAAACTGAGAACCGATCACGAGCGTGCGCAATTTATACGTCAAAAGGCACGCTTTTCTAAACTTCCAAACGTAAGCCTCGTGGACATTCGTTTCTTTCGTTGCAACTTTTAATGAactgaaaataataaaagagttaacttgaattcttcaaatactttgactGACATCAAATCTTCGAATTActgctgcttcaaatgatccgaggaacccgtcatttccggattgcgagacatttttgggacactctgtacgcggcgcccgtacccacaagtcgtcgagtggatgccgcatatgtgcggcgctcggcgcgaaagggttaataatgcaACGAAGTTGTTGCTTACTTGTCGTACTTTCCAGAGAGCGCGgaaagttaaagaataatttGTTGGGGCGCAAAGTGTCAGAGGAGAATCGTCTCTCGAAGCTTGGCAAGGATCAATGGGTCGCAAATGAGAATCGAAAGAAAGTCAGCATATTTCCCAAAAGACATTCGTCTTCCGGCTGTCGACAGACGTCGAATGTAAAGCAGCGTCGTTTCGAATATTGGCGAggctgtaatgtaatatgtcttGCGAGAGCTTCCCGGCCTAACTGGAGGATCGCGAAATAATGCTAGGACGGTCCCCTTATCGGACGGAGAAAACTCGGCGCGTAAACGAGACTGCAAGCCGGGACTTGTAAACCCCCCCGAGAAGCAAGCCGGGGACAAGACGGAAGATTTACGATTCCAGCAGGAAAAACGTAACAATCGTAATATCCTTCCCCTGCGAGAAGTCAGACGGTGATTTTTCATATGCGCCGCGTCTCTGTCCTCGCCGGCCTTCTGTTTAATTCTCCCTTAATACGGGAGAAATGAAGCGCGGTAACGACAAAGACGACGTTGCCGGGACGGGATTGTTGTTCCGTAACAGTAACCTGAAGCAGAACCACGACGATTAGGAAGCAGCAAGAGTTATCGTTAGATCGCGGATTGGCATTTTTACGGAAGAACGTCAACGAACGGAAACCGAAATCTTCTCTCCTCGATATTTGTCCAGGAAGTGAAAACAAGGATTATGTTACGATGAAATCGAACGCAGCATAAATACGTGAAAATATAAATTAGCCGTCGATCGAGGCTGTTTTCAAATGAAAATACGACGATTCTATAATTCAGATTTTCACTGAAATATTTTCGTGGAATATTAATCGTGGATATCGTTGGTCCTTCTATTTTCCCAGTCGAAATTTCACATCCGAATATTTCCCTGCTCGCGAGCCTTCCCGGGTTAATTGGCAGGTGAATCTTACCCGTCAATCACTGTACCGGAAGCTTCAATATCTCCGTGAGTTTCTTGCAAAAACCGAGACTCGTACTAAGTAACCAACTAGTAACTGCTAGCTAACTAAGTAAAAACCCGAAGCAAAATTCAACGTAAGATTTTCGGCAGATTTTCATGAACATTGTATTTCGAATGTTTGGCAGAACAATCGGAGGAGAAATATTCGTTAGCCGATCGATTCtcccaatggatttgaaaacgTGCATCGATGGTCGCAGATCGATCGGAAGCGGAAACGGGACTTCGGAAACTTCCTCGAAGTAGAAAGTTCGGCGAGGCTGTGTCCTTTTGGAATCCGTAATAAACTTCGTCGTGCTGTTATCACATAAACCGGGCGCTCTTGAAAATTTACGAAGGAAAAACCAGAAGCGAAAAGTCGAAGTAGAAGATCGATCCGGCTTGTTGAATATCAGCCGAAGAAGACAGAGGAGCTAACACTTTCTGCCAGCTAGCGAATCTTCCGTCGTTCCAGTCTTGCTTCCGAAGAATACGAGTGACAGAAAGAGGGGCAATTAGAATCgttttttcattgaaaaaacACGATCGAAAAATGTCGAACAGCGCGACAGCGCTTGTCCTAATATGCAtactattagtttataaatattttaagttTTG
This genomic window from Megalopta genalis isolate 19385.01 chromosome 9, iyMegGena1_principal, whole genome shotgun sequence contains:
- the LOC117224802 gene encoding uncharacterized protein LOC117224802 — protein: MSRLFLVLLFVCVVSATRCIIKDDKDDPEVHVIRLGDRSGDSDESELVTLNLPDSRRKREADKSCKKDGECPAGKVCVPFLGCIKGHRKHLLLRKPPPQSTVRA